The Plectropomus leopardus isolate mb unplaced genomic scaffold, YSFRI_Pleo_2.0 unplaced_scaffold9210, whole genome shotgun sequence genome has a window encoding:
- the LOC121940664 gene encoding enoyl-CoA hydratase, mitochondrial-like, with product TSDCECIEVSSDRQYWCFIHAGGQYEYILVEKRGEKNNVGFIQLNRPKALNALCDGLMREVGQALDNFEVDSDVGAIVITGSDRAFAAGADIKEMQNRTFQECYGGNFLAHWNRVSTVKKPVIAAVNGFALGGGCELAMMCDIIYAGEKAQFGQPEILLGTIPGAGGTQRLTRAVGKSLAMEMVLTGDRINAQDAKQSGLVSKIYPVDQLVSEAVKCGEKIAANSKLVSAMAKEAVNAAFELTLAEGNRLEKRLFHSTFATNDRKEGMTAFVEKRKASFQDS from the exons AAACCAGTGATTGTGAATGCATTGAAGTCTCATCTGACCGTCAGTATTGGTGCTTTATTCATGCAGGTGGTCAGTATGAGTACATTTTGGTTGAAAAGCGAGGTGAAAAGAACAATGTGGGCTTCATCCAGTTAAACCGACCCAAGGCTCTGAACGCTTTGTGTGACGGGCTGATGAGGGAGGTGGGACAGGCCCTGGATAACTTTGAAGTTGACAGCGACGTCGGCGCTATCGTCATCACTGGGAGTGACAGAGCCTTTGCTG cggGAGCGGACATTAAAGAAATGCAGAATCGAACTTTCCAGGAGTGTTATGGTGGAAACTTCCTGGCTCACTGGAACAGAGTGTCCACAGTGAAGAAGCCTGTGATTGCAGCTGTCAATGGATTTGCT CTGGGTGGAGGCTGTGAGCTGGCCATGATGTGTGACATCATCTACGCCGGAGAAAAGGCGCAGTTTGGCCAACCTGAGATCCTGTTGGGGACCATTCCTG GGGCGGGTGGCACCCAGCGGCTGACCCGTGCGGTTGGCAAATCCCTGGCGATGGAAATGGTTCTTACAGGAGACAGAATAAATGCGCAAGACGCCAAGCAATCAG GTTTGGTTAGTAAAATTTATCCGGTGGATCAGTTGGTGTCTGAAGCTGTAAAATGTGGAGAGAAAATTGCTGCCAACTCCAAACTGGTCTCTGCTATGGCTAAAGAGGCTGTTAATGCAG CTTTTGAACTGACTTTGGCTGAGGGTAATCGTTTGGAAAAGCGCTTATTCCACTCTACCTTTGCTACA AATGATCGTAAAGAAGGCATGACAGCCTTTGTGGAGAAGAGAAAGGCCAGTTTCCAGGACAGttag